The Drosophila sulfurigaster albostrigata strain 15112-1811.04 chromosome 3, ASM2355843v2, whole genome shotgun sequence genomic sequence ctACATATCTGTatcttaatattatataatactcTTCTTTATTTTAGTGCCCGATTTCGAGCTTCACTTGCAGGTTACGGCACCTTTGGTGGAGAGCAAGATGCTACAAACTGTTGAGGCCAATGCCACGGAACTGTCGAAACTAACGACAAGCAGCGCCTAAACATATCCTAGCAGAGTACTTGCAGATTAGCTCTATGGgcacaaaaatacttgaaattgtatattaaatcgGTTTATACTTAACTTATGTTTCATTCCTATGCACGCAAATGTGTtcccaaaaatgtttttattatttaaattgtttatccAAGTTTAATTCTAATGTTTgtacttacatatatgtattaagCAATTCATAGTTGCCTTCACCATTGAattgcttaaataattttttatattatccTCAAATGTATTagcttttaacttttatttattttattgtatccATACCTAAACAAAGTTTATATTCTCTCTATTAGTTTAATATGAGTAGCCGGAGTCTATAATTTTGTCTCTACTTTGACTAAATGAAACAAGTTATTCTTCCTGTGTTTAGCAGAATTTTATCTTCATTATATCGAGTACTTAGAAATTATCATTTCAGGATTTCATTGCTATTAATATCTTGAGCACTCGAATAACATAAGCCTGATTGTATATAGTAGTTAAGTTTTCTATACaatgtttttatatgttttattataagtttttaaataaaatgattcaTAAAAAGCTACTTAATTAAGCGATTATATTCTTCAAGTATTGACTGTGCTATGTTTGGAACTTTGAATATGGTGATTAATAATGAATGAGTTTAAACAATTGGGAACACTCCGTAGGTGGCCACGTGACACATATTGTTGTGGTTACGAGCAAGACGCATGTATCCTTGTTCTCCCCATCCCCCCCAGGAATTCTTGATAAGCCAATAATCACTGCCGTAGCCAACCACAATGACAGCATGATTCACTTGCTTATTACAATTGCGATCGTTGAAAATTCCACCACGATAATGCTGGAAATTTCGGGCATCgactgcaacagcaattggcCCCTTCTCGGCAACTGCATGAGCCAGAGCTTCCTCATCGGGTCGCACTTGCATCACAGCAGAGACCTTGGCACCAATTTTATTGCGTTTGAAGCGACAATGCCCATCATGCCCCTCATATGGATATGCTGACTCCACATCGATGCCACCGTTATCCTTAACGTAGAGAAGAGCAGACGCTGGCCAACCACCATTGCAGCCATGGTTATTATAGCGTCTAGAGCAATCCATAAGATTCTGCTCTGAAAGTGGaattaattgctttgtttttagGTACCATTGACTCTCCAGAGCACCAGCAGCGGCAAATGACCAACAGGAACCACATCGTCCTTGGTTTTTCACACCGGTCACAGCTCCTTTGGCACGCCAATCTACGCTGCCTGGGAGCTCAACTTGGGAtggcatatacatatactcgACATGGGTACTTATATTGAGTGGGGTAAGCACAAGTTGCTGAAACTCCCAGGATGTCATATCAGTAAATTGGTTCACACCCATGTAGTAGGACTCTTCTCCAGCAAAGTAGCGCTCATTGTGCCTATCAATCAGCTCCTTGTTGTCCTTAAAGATTTGCAGACGCAGTTGCTCCTCGGAATCATCATCGTAGCTTTTCTCATGTACCACTTTAAAGAGTTCGAACTCCGCGATCAATTCATCCTCGTAAGTGATGCTTGCCTGAATGTGTCCCACGAGGGCGAagagcaaaatgcaaaattctgATTTCATGTTGAAGTGGTACACTATTAACTGTTGCTAGATCGGTTGAATACCAGGCTTTATATACCCAGATTGGGATTAATTTGTAACGCATAACCACAGGAACCCGCAGAATGTGTCATCATGTTTAACCAATAGCATAAAGATATTAGAAATTGcgattgattttattatatatgtcGTGATTAAATGGCTTGGTGGTTTCTGTCCGAACTACATTAATTCCCCTCCGTGGGgctttttgtaattataat encodes the following:
- the LOC133845643 gene encoding procathepsin L-like; the protein is MKSEFCILLFALVGHIQASITYEDELIAEFELFKVVHEKSYDDDSEEQLRLQIFKDNKELIDRHNERYFAGEESYYMGVNQFTDMTSWEFQQLVLTPLNISTHVEYMYMPSQVELPGSVDWRAKGAVTGVKNQGRCGSCWSFAAAGALESQWYLKTKQLIPLSEQNLMDCSRRYNNHGCNGGWPASALLYVKDNGGIDVESAYPYEGHDGHCRFKRNKIGAKVSAVMQVRPDEEALAHAVAEKGPIAVAVDARNFQHYRGGIFNDRNCNKQVNHAVIVVGYGSDYWLIKNSWGGWGEQGYMRLARNHNNMCHVATYGVFPIV